In the genome of Microbacterium endophyticum, one region contains:
- a CDS encoding mannose-1-phosphate guanylyltransferase → MAHPITDFYAVIPAGGIGSRLWPLSRADAPKFLHDLTGSGQTLLRDTWDRLAPLSGEDRIAVVTGRAHRAAVERELPDIADKNVILESEPRESAAAIGLAAAILVRREPDVIIGSFAADHVIHGTRTFEFAVQQAVDVARAGYICTIGIQPSEASVGFGYIKKGSELDVDGAPEAALVERFVEKPDFETAQTYFADRSYLWNAGMFIARADVLLAEIEANNPALHAGLIELAAAWDDRDARGPAVDRIWPTLEKIAIDYVVAEPAAEKGRLAVIPGHFDWDDVGDFASLAKLNSRGRGELAILGGNARVLADASSGIVVSQTSRVISVIGVQDIVVVDTEDALLVTTSAHAQRVKGVVDALKLTGRGDVL, encoded by the coding sequence ATGGCACACCCAATCACGGACTTCTACGCGGTTATCCCCGCAGGCGGTATCGGCAGCAGACTCTGGCCGCTCTCGCGCGCGGACGCACCGAAATTCCTGCATGACCTCACCGGGTCCGGGCAGACGCTCTTGCGCGATACCTGGGATCGCCTGGCGCCGTTGAGTGGCGAGGACCGGATCGCGGTCGTCACGGGACGTGCCCACCGTGCCGCAGTAGAGCGTGAACTACCAGACATCGCCGATAAGAACGTCATCCTGGAATCAGAGCCGCGCGAATCCGCCGCTGCGATTGGACTTGCCGCCGCGATTTTGGTGCGACGAGAGCCTGACGTCATCATCGGTTCGTTCGCCGCAGACCACGTGATCCATGGCACGCGCACTTTCGAGTTCGCCGTGCAGCAGGCCGTCGACGTGGCACGCGCTGGTTATATCTGCACGATCGGTATCCAGCCGAGCGAGGCCTCGGTGGGTTTCGGCTACATCAAGAAGGGCAGCGAACTCGACGTCGATGGCGCGCCCGAGGCGGCGCTGGTTGAGCGGTTCGTCGAGAAGCCTGACTTCGAAACCGCACAAACCTACTTCGCAGACCGCTCCTATCTCTGGAACGCGGGGATGTTCATCGCTCGTGCTGATGTGCTGCTTGCCGAAATCGAAGCAAACAATCCCGCGCTCCACGCCGGGTTGATCGAGCTCGCCGCCGCGTGGGATGACCGCGATGCGCGTGGGCCCGCTGTCGACCGCATCTGGCCCACGCTCGAAAAGATCGCTATCGACTATGTCGTTGCGGAACCGGCAGCCGAGAAAGGGCGACTCGCCGTCATTCCTGGCCATTTCGACTGGGATGACGTCGGCGACTTCGCGAGCCTTGCAAAGCTCAACTCGCGCGGGCGTGGAGAGCTGGCCATTCTCGGAGGCAATGCGCGTGTCCTGGCAGATGCTTCGAGCGGCATCGTCGTCTCTCAGACGAGCCGAGTGATCAGCGTCATCGGCGTGCAAGACATTGTGGTCGTCGACACCGAGGATGCGCTTCTCGTCACAACGAGTGCTCACGCTCAGCGAGTAAAGGGCGTTGTTGACGCGCTCAAGCTCACCGGCCGCGGCGACGTTCTATGA
- the sdhC gene encoding succinate dehydrogenase, cytochrome b556 subunit — MSAPARVTPDVSVTTSKVPRGTLYRGNEGMWSWVLHRITGVAIFFFLLVHILDTALIRVSPEAYNAVIGTYKNPIMGIGEVFLVAAIAYHAYNGLRIIVVDFWAKGARYQRQLWWGVLAVWAVTMLGFAPRHLINVFAEMGGGH, encoded by the coding sequence GTGTCTGCACCCGCACGCGTCACACCAGATGTCTCCGTCACAACGTCGAAAGTTCCTCGTGGCACCCTGTACCGCGGCAACGAGGGCATGTGGTCGTGGGTTCTGCACCGCATCACCGGCGTGGCGATTTTTTTCTTCCTGCTGGTCCACATCCTCGACACGGCGCTGATTCGCGTATCGCCAGAGGCGTACAACGCGGTGATCGGCACCTATAAGAATCCGATCATGGGCATTGGCGAGGTCTTCCTTGTCGCAGCGATTGCGTACCACGCATACAACGGGCTGCGCATCATCGTCGTAGATTTCTGGGCGAAGGGTGCTCGATACCAACGGCAGTTGTGGTGGGGAGTTCTCGCCGTCTGGGCGGTAACCATGCTGGGCTTCGCCCCGCGCCATCTCATCAATGTTTTCGCTGAGATGGGAGGAGGTCACTGA
- a CDS encoding succinate dehydrogenase hydrophobic membrane anchor subunit translates to MTAPALADPRSSFAGPRKRSRNLEKIGWLYMRGSGIILVVLIFGHLFVNLMLGDGIHGIDFAFVAGKLASPFWQWWDVLMLWLALIHGGNGMRTIVNDYVTHNTPRRILIWAIWITAGFLILLGTLVVFTFDPCIGVTNTSTLWEACQA, encoded by the coding sequence ATGACTGCTCCCGCTCTCGCCGATCCCCGCTCCTCTTTCGCGGGCCCTCGTAAGCGCAGCCGCAATCTCGAGAAAATCGGCTGGCTGTACATGCGCGGCTCGGGAATCATTCTCGTGGTGCTGATCTTTGGACACCTGTTCGTCAACCTGATGCTCGGTGACGGCATCCACGGCATCGACTTCGCGTTCGTCGCAGGAAAACTTGCATCGCCGTTCTGGCAGTGGTGGGACGTCCTCATGCTGTGGCTTGCGCTCATTCACGGCGGCAACGGCATGCGCACCATCGTGAACGACTACGTCACGCACAACACGCCGCGACGCATTTTGATCTGGGCGATCTGGATCACTGCTGGTTTCCTGATTCTGCTCGGAACCCTCGTCGTGTTCACCTTTGACCCTTGCATCGGCGTCACCAACACCAGCACCCTGTGGGAAGCCTGCCAGGCCTGA
- the sdhA gene encoding succinate dehydrogenase flavoprotein subunit — MSTESTDSVVKDGVHYHQFDIVIVGAGGAGMRAAIEAGPGAKTAVISKLYPTRSHTGAAQGGMAAALANVEEDSWEWHTFDTVKGGDYLVDQDAAEILAREAIDAVIDLENMGLPFNRTPDGKIDQRRFGGHTADHGKTPVRRACYAADRTGHMILQTLFQNCVKLGINFFNEFYVLDLLTTTEDDGSTKVSGVVAYELATGDLHVFQAKAIIFATGGFGKIFKTTSNAHTLTGDGVGIVWRKKLPLEDMEFFQFHPTGLAGLGILLTEGARGEGAILRNASGERFMERYAPTIKDLAPRDIVSRCMVQEVAEGRGGGPHKDYVFLDCTHLGAEVLETKLPDITEFARTYLGVDPVVEPVPVMPTAHYAMGGIPTNNDAEVLSSNTTVVPGLYAAGECACVSVHGSNRLGTNSLLDINVFGKRAGKNAVEYVKTAEFVPLPEDPAKEVRELIEGLRNNAGTERIAVLRKTLQEEMDRKAQVFRTDQSLSEVMTVIEELRERYLNVRVDDKGKRFNTDLLEAVELGFLLDIAEVVVVAARNRKESRGGHMRDDYPTRDDENYMQHTMSYLSGDPHSSHPEDHIRLDWKPVVITRYQPMERKY, encoded by the coding sequence GTGAGCACCGAAAGCACGGATAGCGTCGTGAAAGACGGCGTGCATTACCACCAGTTCGACATCGTCATCGTGGGCGCCGGAGGCGCTGGGATGCGTGCCGCGATTGAAGCGGGCCCGGGCGCAAAGACGGCGGTCATTTCGAAGCTCTACCCGACCCGATCGCACACCGGAGCCGCACAGGGCGGCATGGCAGCAGCCCTCGCGAACGTCGAGGAAGACTCATGGGAGTGGCACACCTTCGACACTGTCAAGGGTGGCGACTACCTGGTCGACCAGGATGCCGCCGAGATCCTTGCCCGCGAAGCGATCGATGCTGTCATCGACCTCGAGAACATGGGGCTGCCCTTCAACCGCACTCCGGACGGCAAGATCGACCAGCGCCGTTTCGGTGGCCACACCGCCGACCACGGTAAGACTCCGGTTCGCCGCGCCTGCTACGCCGCGGACCGCACCGGCCACATGATTTTGCAGACGCTCTTTCAGAACTGCGTCAAACTCGGCATCAACTTCTTCAACGAGTTCTACGTCCTCGATCTTCTGACGACGACCGAAGACGACGGCTCGACCAAGGTGTCGGGCGTCGTGGCGTACGAGCTCGCCACCGGCGATCTGCACGTTTTCCAGGCGAAGGCGATCATCTTCGCCACCGGCGGTTTCGGCAAGATCTTCAAGACGACGTCGAATGCCCACACTCTCACCGGCGACGGCGTCGGCATCGTATGGCGCAAGAAGCTACCGCTCGAAGACATGGAGTTTTTCCAGTTCCACCCGACAGGTCTTGCGGGTCTCGGCATCCTGCTCACTGAGGGTGCACGCGGTGAAGGTGCCATTTTGCGAAACGCCTCCGGTGAACGCTTCATGGAACGCTACGCACCCACGATCAAAGACCTTGCACCCCGTGACATCGTCAGCCGCTGCATGGTGCAAGAAGTCGCCGAGGGTCGCGGCGGCGGCCCCCACAAGGACTATGTCTTCCTCGACTGCACCCACTTGGGCGCCGAGGTTCTCGAGACGAAGCTTCCCGATATCACTGAGTTCGCGCGCACCTACCTGGGCGTTGACCCCGTCGTTGAGCCGGTGCCGGTGATGCCGACGGCGCACTACGCAATGGGTGGAATCCCCACCAACAACGATGCCGAAGTACTCAGCAGCAACACAACCGTCGTGCCGGGTCTTTACGCAGCCGGCGAATGCGCGTGCGTTTCAGTGCACGGCTCAAACCGCCTGGGCACCAACTCGCTCCTCGACATCAACGTCTTCGGCAAGCGTGCCGGCAAGAACGCTGTTGAATATGTCAAGACCGCCGAGTTCGTTCCGCTTCCAGAGGACCCGGCCAAGGAAGTGCGTGAGCTCATCGAGGGTTTGCGCAACAACGCGGGCACCGAGCGCATCGCAGTGCTTCGCAAGACGCTTCAAGAAGAAATGGACCGCAAGGCCCAGGTCTTCCGCACCGACCAGTCCTTGAGTGAAGTCATGACCGTAATTGAAGAGTTGCGCGAGCGCTACCTCAACGTACGCGTCGATGACAAGGGCAAGCGGTTCAACACCGACCTACTCGAGGCGGTGGAGCTCGGTTTCTTGCTCGACATCGCCGAAGTTGTTGTTGTGGCTGCCCGCAACCGCAAAGAAAGTCGCGGTGGCCACATGCGCGACGACTACCCCACGCGTGACGACGAGAACTACATGCAGCACACCATGTCGTATCTTTCGGGTGACCCGCACTCGTCACACCCCGAGGACCACATCAGGTTGGACTGGAAACCGGTCGTTATCACCCGGTACCAGCCAATGGAGAGGAAGTACTGA